The Sorex araneus isolate mSorAra2 chromosome X, mSorAra2.pri, whole genome shotgun sequence DNA segment AGCTGTGTTAGGGTGCAGTGTTACTCTACCATGACCACAATGTCCCCCCAGCTTCTGTCCACTGGACCGCCTCTCCCTCTGtagtccccagcccccagggcgcCGGCCTCAGCTCTGCAGCCAGAGTTGAAGCTTAGCTTTCGCTGGATGACATCCGGATACAGGCTATGTTACCTGATGTGCCACACGTGAGTGAAATATAAAAACCCAACTTATATAAAAACCATGTATGTGCCTGTCTGCCGAGCGGGCCGGGTGGTGCGGCCCCAGAGGCCATGCCTCTGTAGTGCTCAGTGTCCCCGCCTGCTCCACTTCCCATGCACCAGGGCTCAGCCAGGCATTTTGGTGAACAGCTCCTTCCTAACTTTGGAACCCAGAAATTACTATCTACTGTGCAAAAAGCAAACCTGAAGAAACTTTAAGaacaaaaatcattttgttaaggagctggagcgatagcacagcgggtagggcatttgccttgcacgaggccgatcaaggttcaattcccagcatcccatagggtcccctgaacattgccagtgtcattcctgagtgcagagccaggagcaacacccgtgcatcgctggctgtgatcaaaaagaaaaaaaaatttcttaaattaagaATTCATATCTATTGGTAGAACTAAGCATCTGGGGAAGCAACTTCATGAAATAGGAAAAACACTCCATAAAATATAATAAGGTCAAACATAACAACAAAGACTTTGAGAGATACTagagatatacatacatacatacatacatacatacacaatagatataaataatttaaaaattatgcagaAGAGAAAGATTTCTAAGAAACTATCCTTTTATGATTGTGtagataaaattcaaatatatataaatcaatataagACAGATGAAAGACCTATTCAGTGAAAACTATAATTcacttctgaaagaaataaaagaagacacagtaTTGGAAATACTAATTTTAGTTCATGAATTGGGTGCATCAACATTGTTCAAATGCCCATACTACCCAAAGTGATTTACAGATGCTATGGATCACTATCAAAATTTGCAGAGCATTCCTAAgcgaacaaatataaaaataaaaataacaaaatatgtaaataacaaatataaaatgcatttataacAAATGCTTCTAAAAGTCATGTACAATTATGAAACTCCCTGAATAGTCAAAGCAGTTCTGAGGGGAAAAGTAGATGGgaggagtttgattcccagtatctaaTTTGTACCACAAAGATAGAGTACTCAAAATTGCATAAGACTAGAACAAAACCAGACTCCTAggtcagtgaaataaaatagagaGACCAGAGATAAAATCTCAAATCTATGAACAGCTAATTTATGGAGATGTGTCTAGgtatgtgaagtggatcaagcaGAGCCTCTACAACaattgatgctgggaaaactggtcagccacatgcaaaagaattatTAATAACCATGACTAAAGTAGCCAACTTACCTGAAGCAGTCTACTTCAAGGTTAAACACAGTCTCACAAAGTTTTTTGAAATGGTGTTTTCCTCTGTCTCACATACCTCTTTCACCTCTTCTACGTTCCTTAATTTCTGTTCTTTCAAAATCAGTAAGACTAGTTTTTGGGCCTTCAATACATTCTCTCCAAGAAAACTATCTACGTGACcatgaaaataatataatagtacataataataataatgaattctATTGCTAAATGGAAAGTTTATGAATGGCTTGAGTGAATAGAGACAATTGTTCAGTATAAGACAATATATTCTTTTGTCtgtctatttgggggccacaccccgaggtcctcagggtttattcctggctctgtgctcagggatcactcctagcaggttctATGAATCATACAAGGTGATGTATGATTGAACTTAGGTTGGGAGCAGTCAGGCAAGCGCCTCACACACTATACTGTACCTTTGGCCCCAAGTCACTATATTCTTCCTGATGTTCAACACGTTTTCTATCATACCTGATTTTTACTGAGAGTGGAGTACTAAAACTTTCAAATACTTGCTGAGCCTTGTTTCTCCCTTCAGTTCTGACAAGTTTCTTTGTATAGATTTTAAGGCCTGTTGTTAGATTTAGATGCATGTAAGTTTATCAATATTGTCTTCCTAGTTTGGTagactttttttaaatcatgacaaGTGATTTTCTCTCTAGCAACACTTCCTGTCTTCAAGTCTTTATTCTTATGGCAACTAAAACACTCCTTCAAATGTTGGGTTCTTAGTACAACTTTCACTGTCTCTTTACTCTCAACTGATTTGTGTCATTAAATCTAAAGCTTACCCTCTGTTGACAGTGTATAATTAAATCCTATTTCTATATAAAGTTAATTCTTTGTTATTTTAGTGTTTCGTGTATTCAAAGCATGCATAGATTTACCATATTGGTCTTTCCCCCCACACCAAGGGGTTTTCAATGGTCCTGCCTGGTATTCCCAGTATGATGCCTCTTATTCTATAGACGAATGAGGTTATTGATCAGCACTGGTGAGATAGGCATAATTCATAGTCCAAGGAATGTCCTGGAAAGGCATATAATACCAATCAGTGTACATTGTTTTTCATGGATTTCTCCAATTTACATTCTCAAAGGATACCATAGCACCACTGCTGCGGTCTCTCATGCATCAGGTACCAGACACGCCCAAACTCCAGAGCCTCCTGACCAATGTGCTAAACCGGTGGTGTCACTCATAACCTCTGGAATCCTTTGAATGGATAACCACTTTGAGGCAATCCTGGTGTTGGAAATGATTTGTGGATTTAGCTCACATGTCAGATCAGTGTTAGAGGCTATGTATTGGTTTATGTGTTGGCCACTGGATACACTCTCTACATTGCCTGGGTGTAGAGAGGGGCTCGACTGGAGGAAGCACACTCTAACCTGTCCATCCTACCCTCCTGCCAATCAAGTTCCCTGAGCGTAGATCCACGGGCAGATTAACCTATGGAAAAGGAACACTTGCAACAGAGACCCCATGGCACTTAGATATGAAAACTATTTCCCCTTGGACCTTCACCGAAAAAGTATGCTGACCTCTGATGTAATTAGTGGGCTCATTTTGCTATTGGGTTGGTGAGCTGGAAGCTGGCACTTCCTTGCTGTGCATAGTGGTTTCGCTCAATTCTTTTGTTCACTTCTCACAACCTTTCTCCACCTTTCCACCTCCCCCACAAAGGTAATCTCCCAGCTTTGTAGAGGGGAGAGCTCAGAGCTTGATTCAACTTCTTCCTTGGGTGGGTGGAGcacacctggctgcactcagggcttactcctggttgtatgCGGAATGATTTCAGGAAGTCATATGCGGTGTTGGTAAcgcaaactgggattggctgtgagcaaggcaagcaccttaccctggtACTATCCTGCACATTGGGTCCTCAGAGGAgtctctttaaaattcttttctggttTGGACGCCAcactgaacagtgctcagggctttcttttggCTCTATCTATGCTCAGAGGTACACTGGgcaccatacgtggtgctggggttagaacccaggtcggtcacgtggaACGCAAATGTTGGATGCTTGTTTTATAGGAGCCCTTAGAGTGGTGACTCATCAACAGCGCTCGGAGCAGGATGAGGTTGGATTAGAACTCGAAGAACCATCCCATCACGTGACCAGCCTGTGAACCCTGACCCTGTGAGCTGGGCCTTTAAGCAGAGGGTCTCCATCCTATTGGTCAGGGCTTTGGGCGTCGTGGCTGATGGGAGAGTTTGTCTGACCAATCGGAAACAGGCAGCGGCCGTTGACTTCATAGTAGCCACAGACGCGAGGCGCTTTTGCCTCGGGCTACTGGCGGTCGTGCTTGGCACGTGGAGCCACAGAGCTCGAGGCGGACTCCCCTCTCGGCCCGGGAAGGACTAGACGATCCTCCCCCGCAGTCAGGCTGCCGGGCTCGGGAACAGCATGCGTTCCCCGGATGACGTGCCGTTAGCCAGTGTAAGTGTAGGGCCTGAGGGCGGGCAGCAGGCCGGGGCGAGTGGGAGAGGTCCCAGGTCCCCTCCCGGAAATGCACTAGGCCGCGGCCTGGGGGTGCCGCTTGGCGGGGAAGGTGAGAGCAGACGCCGGGGAACCCAGAGCTTAGAGCTTCGGACAGAAGGAACGCCAGCGGGGGAAGCCGTGCGTTTGGATAGAGAACGCCGTCTTCACGCCTCAGTCAGCAACGTCACGGTCATCCACAGCGATGATGGTGACCCTCAAGTGACCGGGGCCGAGACAGCTACGAGGTCTGAGGCCACCACCGTGAACAAGCTCTTCAGCACAGAGGTCCAGAGTGCCGCCAAAAACCGTCCCTTAGACAACAGCCAGGCTGAGGCTTCCGAACGCTGGATGGGCTTTCAGACAGGGACTCGAGGCGCTTGGGCCCAGCGTCACGTAGAAGTGCCGCCGGCTTCAATACCCCCAGGAAAAATTGGTGTGGCTCAGAGAGGGCAGATCTGGAGGGTCCATAAGAGCAGCTCTAGAGGTAGGTGGGATGTGCCCAGAGGCCGACAGTGGTGCCATTCAGAAGGCCTGTTTATACTCCCATCTGATCACGGGGAAAAAGATGAGTCAGGAGAGATGCAGGCGGTGAAGATGAACGTATATGCAAAAGAGGGGCAACAGGCCAGCAGCAGGAGCACTGAGATTCCCAGAGATACAACCAGACCCGTGAATTTCAGTGTCCAGAAGAAAGTGTGCTTTAAGCCAAACGCTTCAGTGCGTTCCCCTCCCCAGGGCAGCCCTACGGCTGTAGAGAAGCAGAGTGTTGCAAATCAAGCCGCTTTTGTCAGGTTTCCTAATGTGGTTTGGGGTAGAGGGCAGGGCAAGCCCACCTACTCCAGAGATTCTGCTACATGCAGTCCACCAGCAGCCAAACCTAAGATAGTTATCCAAGAAAAGAACTCTCCTGGGGATAACTCCAAATTGAATATGGGGAGAGCCCTTCCTTCGTGGGGGCAAAGAGTTTTAGCACTCCCTTCAGAACCTACCACCTTCGCACCAATATCGGGTGCACCCATGTTTGGTACGACCAAGAGGTATTTTGTGGTGCCTCCACAAAGCAAGCAACCCAAGAACATTTGtgcaaacatgaaaaaaattgtgATCAGAGAGCCAAGTGAATCTGAGCAGGTGGCCAGTGAAGACGATGACTCAAATCAAGATCCAACCCCCATGGGCCAGGTGAGTAgaccatcctcctcctccttcctgacccttccctttcccttaaCCCTTCTCCGTCTAAGCTGTCCAGTGGACATACGGTGTCATTGAGTGCTCATGATCACGGGGTACCAAATGttggtcatttgtttttttttttaatttttattagagaatcactgtgatgtacagttccaaacttatttgtgtttgcattttactcatacagtgatcatttacccatcctttcacctgtgcccattcacctccactaaTGATCAAATGGGGGTCATTTGCGTAGGGGAAAACTTGAAGATAGCACCCTACATGCCAAGCAGTTTTCTTGAACATGGTAGGTTTTCTCCCTGGAAAAGGAGGGCTGGTAGCTGATTTGGCTCAGGGTAGCCCTGAAAAGTTTGGCCCCCAAGCTTTGGTGTTTACACTCATGGGCTTCTGATTCCTACCTCCAGGCCCTTCCCAGAGCCTGACTTCTAGGGGCGGCACTTTTTCTGAGTTTCTCTGTTCTGTCTCACTCAGCCCTGCCTCCTTGCCTTAGTGAGGGGCTGACTGAGGGATAACCTACTTTCCCTGTAACCCAGAGAAGTTCCTGTCTCATTTCCTATATCAGCTCAGTCCCTAAAAATACAGTGCAAGTTCAAATCTgtgagaaatttttgttttagatGCTAGCAACCAGACTGAAGCTATCTGGCCAGAGCATCCATCTTGCAGAGGGCAGCAGCGGCAGCCTTGGCACCAGTGCTCACCAAACTCAAGGAAATGGTCAGGCCACAGTTGTGAACCAGGAAGACATGATGATCAAAGAATCTCCTCATTCCGGtgagtttgtgggtttttttgcagTAGCAGAAGACAGGGAAGAGGTAAAATACTGATTCTCTGCTTGTGGGGTTCTCAGCCTTCCCTACTTTGGAAGTGTGCTGATAGGAATTGATATTCTAAGAGGACAGCATGCAGCCCTTTCCCTGGGCTGTATGGCCAGGTGCTTTGTAGTGGTGTCTCGAACTGCAGCTGGGATGTGGACTTGCAAGGAACCCATCCTTTCTTGTGAAGTCCTGCTCAGCCACCCTGCTTACCTCAGTGGCAGACTTTGACTGCAGCTGTGTGAGTGTCTAAGGCAAGGCAAGGTCACTGGGAACCACAGTTGTTGGGAGTGTCTCCATGGGACATTCCGGAGCAGCTGAGAAGGGCAGAGACCCCTCACTGCCAACAGAGGGAGATGCTGCCTCGTGTACAGCCCTGTAGACACTTCCCACCCTAATCTGATGAACCTTGGAGGCTGGAGTGTGTTTCTCTTTCAGGGGACCAGGAACAACCCGAGTGTTTCCCAATACCAGCACGTCTGCACCTACCTTCTGGAAGAATAGACTGTCAACGGGTAACGCTTCCTCTGGCTGCTAGAAACACAGACAGAGAGCAAATAACTGGCTCTGAGTCAGGGTTAAAGTGGGTCCCACACCCCACAAACCACAATATAGAATACCTCCTACGATGAGGATTCAATGCCATTCTAAACACTGGGATTTGTGATGCAAGGTCCCCTGGGGAAGTTAGGGGCatagaaagggaaaaataggAGGACAGAATGTGctaatcttttctctttctcccctgtcTGCTGGGCTAGTGTGTTGAGCTGCAGCATGAAGTAGCAAGACTCAAGAAGAGAATAGGTATGAGGACCTGCAGGCTGGGTCAGGGACACGGAAGGGTGCTGGGTCCTAGTGCCCTGTATGGGAGGGCGCGGGGCGTCCAAGGACTGGGAAGGTACCAGGTCCACACACCCTCAAGGAAACAAGGTTCCGTGGAGAGGAGAAGCCAGCAGGCCGGCCCGGGCCATTGACAGCTAAGGGTGTGTATGTGAGGTGAGGCCAAGTCTTGCTTAGCCTCTATGTGCTTTGCCAATGAAAATGAGCCCTGGAGATCTCTTTGCATGTCTGCAGATCTGCTCTCTACCTTGCCTGCAGCAACTCTCTGGTATGAATTTTACCATGTGTCTTTGTGGGTGAATTTGCTTCACAAGTTCTGAATGTGTCTGACAAGCCCCAGGGCTTGAGAACTATAGTACTTTTAGTTGCCATTTAGTAAACACTTGCACATTgatgaggccagagcgatagtacagcgggtagggcctttccCACgtatgtggcccacctgggttcccatgtggtccccccagtttgccaggagtgtttcctgagcacacagccaggagtaatcactggaCATTGTCGAGTGTGATCCACACACCTTAAAAAAAACTTGAACATTGAATGGATGTGATGGGTGATGGTGTCAGTCCCAGCGGTTACTACATAGAGGTGGAGGGATTTCAGGTTGCAGGGCTAGACGGTTTCCAGGGGGGTCTTCAGATCCCTCCATGTGTCAGGAGTCTGAGGTGCTTACTGATGCCTCTCTCTGTTTCAGCCCTCTGTGAGTCCCTGGCTGACAGACCACAGAATCTTTGAAGTGAGTGTTCCACTCTCTCTACTCCACTCCCTTCCTCCAGTCCTGACTGTTAGGGCTGCGGGCCGGCCTTGGCTTGAATCTCTTCCCTGACTGTGCTCTGTTTCTCAGGTGGAACGACATATTACTAGCGAACAAGCAGCCTGTGAGCCTGGAACCCGTGAGCTGCAGACAAGCTCATCATCTTCGTGACTGCCCAAACCTGCTCCTTGTTCGCTGGACACTCTAGCAGCCCCAGTTTAATGAGAGTTCATCATTAAAGCGCTTCTCATGTTCTTTGGTCTGCCCTCTGTCTGGTCAGGAATGGGATCTGCTCCATCTCAGAGGCTCTTCCAGGTCAGCTCTGGCATTCCGTGGTCGGCCTCTTCCCAGTGAGCACTCAGGGCCTTCCCTGAGCAGAATGTCTGCAGGCAGGCCTCGCCTCCCCCCACCATGCGCCATGCTGCCTGGGCTAAGGTAGGGAAGAGAGTTGTTTCTCAGTGCCCAACATGATGGGAGTGGGGGACCGGGAAGGTACCAGATGCACACATCCTCAAGGAAACAAAGTTCCCGGGACAGAACCCAGAAGAGGCTTCTGTGTGGCCTCTACCTGCCTCGGCAACATCTGTTCCTTCCCCCTTCAGGTCCACTGCATGTCCTTACCTACTTCTCTTCCTTTGGGGGTGTCATCCTTCCCGCTCACTACTGCTCCCTCACCTATTCAGCCAGAATTCAGgatctccttctccctttcctgaCTCGGTCCCTCTGTTCTGCTTCTCTATCCTCACCCTGATTTTGTGTCATGAGCACCCTGGATCCCTCTGTGGCTGGCTATCAGCAGTCTTTCCTGCATCTGCTCTTCATCAGGTGGTAAAAGAGCACATTGGACCTCATCCCTTCCCTTCAAATGCCAAACCCCTTACCCAAACCTGTTGTATGTCCTCTTCTGTCTGTTGAGTCCATTTCTCCTTATGTCACACACTGGGTCTGGTAGGTCGCACTGCTCTCCTTTAGTTCCTACATGGGGTGACAAATCCTTTGGATAAATACCCTTCTCTGGTTTCACTAGAAGGATGGAACAGATGTAAGGTAGAATGGACAGGTGCATTGAAATCCAAAAAGAGGATGCACAAGGAACCAGGAAGAGAAATGGCTACACTTGGGTAGGTGGTCAGGAAAAGACTCTATTGTGGTGTATTTGGGCCAATGGGGGACGAAATTGCTTGCAGGAATTGCCGATAGGTGAGCCAGGAGTTGGATGACATTTTCACATCTTTCCTGTCCTACCAGATAGTCACCTCCCCTTAGCCCGGCCATCCTCATATCCTTAAGTGAAGTAGACCAGTCAGTTTCCATGACCAGTGAGAGTGATAAGTATTTGTGCTCCTTCATGGTACCTGTACTCACAGAAGTCTATTTGACCACCCCAAATCCTCATCACAGAGATTCTCCTGGACTTGATATTTCTGTTTCTTAGCTCTTACCTCCCAGACTCCCAGTCACCAACGTGAACTCTGaattttctctctctgacccagggCTGAATGGGCCTGAGATTCAGAAGCACAGATTTGTGTTAGATTGTCTTTGCATAGGTTCTATCTGATGCCAGGCCCACTTCTCAAGGGACTGAGCATTTAATGCCCATAAGGGAAAGCGATTATGATGACTATCAAATATTGCTGTGTGAGTGTGGTTGTCTGTAtgtctttgtaaataaaattaattggggATACTCTCCCTGAAGAGACAATGTCATTCAGTGAACAAAGAGATTAGAGACTCTAGTCACGAACACACAGGCTCATGAGAGGGGGTGGGGATAAGGCAGTTGGAATAGTTAAGGGATCACTTAAaaaatggtggttggaggaatgaattgggatgggagatgtgtgctgaaaatagataaaggaccaaatatgataacctctcagtatctgtattgaaaccataatgcccaaaagtagagagtatggggaatactgtctgctatggaggcagggggagggtggaaaagggggtgtatactggggatattggtggtggggaatgtgcactggtagagggataggt contains these protein-coding regions:
- the LOC129399785 gene encoding uncharacterized protein CXorf49 homolog: MRSPDDVPLASVSVGPEGGQQAGASGRGPRSPPGNALGRGLGVPLGGEGESRRRGTQSLELRTEGTPAGEAVRLDRERRLHASVSNVTVIHSDDGDPQVTGAETATRSEATTVNKLFSTEVQSAAKNRPLDNSQAEASERWMGFQTGTRGAWAQRHVEVPPASIPPGKIGVAQRGQIWRVHKSSSRGRWDVPRGRQWCHSEGLFILPSDHGEKDESGEMQAVKMNVYAKEGQQASSRSTEIPRDTTRPVNFSVQKKVCFKPNASVRSPPQGSPTAVEKQSVANQAAFVRFPNVVWGRGQGKPTYSRDSATCSPPAAKPKIVIQEKNSPGDNSKLNMGRALPSWGQRVLALPSEPTTFAPISGAPMFGTTKRYFVVPPQSKQPKNICANMKKIVIREPSESEQVASEDDDSNQDPTPMGQMLATRLKLSGQSIHLAEGSSGSLGTSAHQTQGNGQATVVNQEDMMIKESPHSGEFVGFFAVAEDREEVERHITSEQAACEPGTRELQTSSSSS